From a region of the Paenibacillus lutimineralis genome:
- a CDS encoding 1-phosphofructokinase family hexose kinase, with amino-acid sequence MITTVTLNAAIDKTYYVPSFIPGEVHRVARQVAEPGGKGNNVAKVIRLLGGEVTASGFIAGNNGAFIETEMQARGIHTAFIAASGESRVCLNIMDEASGLSTELLEQGPVVGRAQLAQLKQDLLELARNSSIVVLSGSLLPGASAELYAELIGIVKEAGARAYLDTSGIALSAGIEAKPHFVKPNEHELAVWLGKVSLTENECIEAAKKLFDEGISQVCVTLGERGTIAVIDRQVFRVSPPSIQAINTVGCGDSFVAGMAFSEACGDAPVDRLRIATAAAAANAMSERAGHIEDDVFNLYLHQVKVEPL; translated from the coding sequence ATGATCACCACTGTCACCTTGAATGCGGCGATTGACAAAACCTATTATGTTCCCTCGTTCATTCCTGGTGAAGTGCACCGGGTTGCCCGGCAAGTTGCTGAACCGGGTGGCAAAGGGAACAATGTGGCTAAGGTGATACGGCTATTGGGCGGTGAGGTGACAGCATCGGGCTTTATCGCTGGCAACAATGGGGCATTCATTGAGACAGAGATGCAAGCTCGGGGAATTCATACGGCATTCATTGCCGCCTCTGGGGAATCACGCGTATGTCTAAATATTATGGATGAGGCCAGTGGGCTATCTACAGAGCTGCTGGAACAAGGTCCAGTAGTTGGACGGGCGCAACTTGCACAGCTGAAGCAAGATTTGCTTGAACTGGCGAGGAATTCAAGCATTGTCGTCTTGTCTGGGAGCTTGCTTCCGGGCGCCTCAGCTGAGCTGTATGCAGAATTGATCGGTATTGTGAAGGAAGCAGGAGCAAGGGCATACCTGGATACAAGCGGGATTGCGCTTAGTGCGGGAATCGAGGCGAAACCGCATTTTGTGAAGCCAAATGAGCATGAATTAGCCGTCTGGCTTGGTAAAGTGAGTTTAACCGAGAACGAATGCATCGAAGCGGCTAAGAAACTGTTCGACGAAGGTATTTCACAGGTATGTGTCACATTGGGCGAGCGAGGAACGATTGCTGTTATCGATCGGCAAGTATTCCGCGTTAGTCCGCCTTCGATTCAGGCGATAAATACTGTAGGCTGTGGAGATTCCTTTGTAGCTGGCATGGCATTCTCGGAGGCATGTGGGGACGCGCCGGTGGACAGGCTTCGCATCGCAACGGCTGCGGCTGCGGCAAATGCAATGTCGGAGAGAGCAGGGCATATTGAGGATGATGTATTTAATCTGTACCTTCATCAAGTGAAGGTTGAGCCGTTGTAG
- a CDS encoding SIS domain-containing protein has product MSLTYSEIKQQYAALQQTYDYMMSQRQRIIDFVQAQAITSITFVGCGSSYCLSRSAAMSVTLRAGLPAYALAGGDLMLNYEQYRPMLRNTLLVAPSRSGSTSEVVEAVRLLREGNDSNLPVLSLSCVSDSPLSKQSNYALELPWAFDHSVCQTRTVTNLYMANLLLGAFLGKDDKLIADLQTAIHQGEAYMNSVEDSIRSAADFNWSNAVLLADGELQGLASEGAIALTEIAKIQAHSFHLLDVRHGPMVTVGEDTLVIAALSEQGMEHQSKLMRDIKNRGAKIIAFADQAEVIPSDYVDLAVVSENKLDPAARGIPFIFIPQIVALSKAQQLGIDPDQPDGLVAWVKL; this is encoded by the coding sequence ATGAGCTTGACTTATAGTGAAATCAAGCAGCAATACGCTGCCCTGCAACAAACCTATGACTACATGATGAGCCAAAGACAACGTATTATTGACTTCGTTCAAGCCCAGGCTATCACTTCAATCACCTTCGTAGGTTGTGGTTCAAGCTATTGTCTTAGCCGCTCCGCTGCGATGTCCGTCACCTTGCGAGCCGGTTTGCCCGCTTATGCGCTGGCCGGGGGCGATCTCATGTTGAATTATGAGCAATACCGCCCTATGCTGAGAAATACACTTCTCGTCGCCCCTTCGCGCTCCGGCAGCACCAGTGAAGTCGTCGAAGCTGTTCGTCTGCTCCGCGAGGGTAATGACAGTAATCTTCCGGTATTATCCCTGTCCTGTGTCAGTGACTCACCACTCTCGAAGCAGTCCAATTATGCCTTGGAACTACCATGGGCATTCGACCATAGTGTCTGCCAGACCCGGACAGTGACCAATCTGTATATGGCCAATCTGCTGCTTGGCGCTTTCTTAGGCAAGGATGATAAGCTGATCGCAGATCTTCAGACCGCAATTCATCAGGGAGAAGCCTATATGAATAGCGTGGAGGACAGCATACGCAGCGCAGCTGATTTCAACTGGTCCAACGCGGTCCTGCTGGCGGATGGAGAACTACAAGGTCTCGCTTCTGAAGGGGCTATCGCTTTGACGGAGATCGCCAAGATTCAAGCTCATTCCTTCCATCTGCTCGATGTACGACACGGTCCAATGGTTACCGTAGGCGAAGATACTTTGGTGATCGCCGCACTCTCCGAGCAAGGAATGGAGCACCAGAGCAAGCTCATGCGCGATATTAAGAACCGAGGGGCAAAGATTATCGCCTTCGCGGACCAGGCAGAAGTGATCCCTTCTGATTACGTTGACCTTGCCGTTGTTTCCGAGAACAAGCTCGACCCAGCGGCACGCGGTATTCCATTCATTTTCATTCCGCAGATCGTTGCCCTGAGTAAAGCTCAGCAATTAGGTATCGATCCGGATCAACCAGATGGACTGGTTGCCTGGGTTAAGCTATAA
- a CDS encoding ROK family protein — MRYAIGVDVGGTNIVCGLVDEDGNIVVQRKYPTAANEGPQAILVKIGKTIEQLIEETGISREQCIAVGMGIPGLVDPVQGVSMRAVNLNWRDIPVASRLSELIGKPVYIDNDVRMYVYGEAVAGAGRGYDYVYGVTIGTGLASAFVQHGSLHYGHRYISGEIGHVPIEHVDFPCNCGRIGCLETIVSATGIARQARDRIAKGESSLLQEWFPNPADISASAVSKASDDGDVMAQDVLAQTGKTFARALAWAVPLLSPDAIVIGGGGALAGEALFTPIRQELDRLLLQDYIGQFVIKPAELNDHAGIIGSALWALKCSDV; from the coding sequence ATGAGATATGCCATCGGAGTCGATGTAGGGGGTACCAATATCGTCTGTGGATTAGTTGATGAGGACGGGAACATCGTCGTCCAGCGGAAGTATCCCACCGCCGCGAATGAAGGCCCCCAGGCCATTCTAGTGAAGATTGGCAAGACGATTGAACAATTAATAGAAGAAACCGGCATATCCAGGGAGCAATGTATCGCGGTGGGGATGGGAATCCCCGGACTGGTAGACCCGGTGCAAGGCGTCAGTATGAGAGCAGTCAATCTGAATTGGCGCGACATTCCTGTCGCTTCCAGGTTAAGTGAGCTTATCGGCAAGCCAGTCTATATCGATAATGATGTGCGCATGTATGTCTATGGAGAAGCGGTAGCTGGAGCAGGCAGAGGTTATGACTATGTATACGGCGTTACGATCGGTACAGGATTGGCTTCGGCGTTTGTACAGCATGGCAGCTTGCATTATGGACATCGTTATATCTCCGGGGAGATCGGGCATGTTCCTATAGAGCATGTAGATTTCCCATGCAACTGCGGTCGGATAGGCTGCCTGGAGACAATTGTGTCGGCGACTGGCATTGCCAGACAGGCGCGTGACCGGATTGCAAAGGGAGAATCGAGCCTGCTTCAGGAGTGGTTCCCCAATCCAGCGGACATATCGGCGAGCGCCGTATCCAAAGCCAGTGATGACGGTGATGTAATGGCTCAGGATGTTCTGGCCCAGACGGGCAAGACATTTGCCAGGGCATTGGCCTGGGCCGTGCCGTTGCTCTCGCCGGATGCCATCGTGATTGGCGGAGGCGGAGCACTGGCCGGTGAAGCGCTATTTACCCCGATAAGACAGGAGCTCGATCGCCTGCTGCTTCAGGATTATATCGGCCAGTTCGTCATTAAGCCGGCTGAACTGAATGACCATGCCGGCATTATCGGAAGTGCTCTGTGGGCACTTAAATGTAGTGACGTCTAG
- a CDS encoding aldo/keto reductase has translation MKYRTLGKTGLDVSVIGIGTWQFGGEWGIQFTQDEVDAILDKGQELGINLIDTAECYGDHLSESFIGNYIGRRKREDWVIATKFGHHFHERFTRTDVFNAADVLKQLDASLKALNTDYVDLYQFHSGPDQVFDNDDLWTMLDKQVQAGKVRHLGTSIGSNDNLHQTEQSTKVNSQVIQVVYNRLDRKPEERVFPSCEKQNLGVLARVPLASGYLSGKYKPGAVFDNTDVRHRHDPENTRRKLEEVEEIRRNEVPQGVDMAQWALAWCLKNPIVSAVIPGCKNPAQVESNAAAAQLL, from the coding sequence ATGAAATATCGTACACTTGGTAAGACAGGGTTGGACGTATCCGTAATCGGCATCGGAACATGGCAGTTCGGTGGAGAATGGGGGATTCAATTTACTCAGGATGAAGTGGATGCTATTCTCGATAAAGGCCAGGAGCTCGGTATCAATCTGATTGATACGGCGGAGTGCTATGGCGACCATTTGTCGGAATCCTTCATTGGAAATTATATCGGCCGGCGTAAGCGCGAGGATTGGGTGATTGCTACGAAGTTTGGACATCATTTCCACGAGCGTTTTACCCGTACAGATGTATTCAATGCTGCCGATGTTCTCAAGCAACTGGATGCTTCATTAAAAGCATTAAATACAGATTATGTAGACTTGTATCAGTTCCATTCAGGTCCGGACCAGGTGTTCGATAATGATGATCTATGGACGATGCTGGATAAGCAAGTACAGGCTGGTAAAGTGCGTCATTTAGGTACTTCGATCGGCAGCAATGACAATCTGCATCAGACTGAACAATCTACTAAAGTGAATTCGCAAGTGATCCAGGTCGTATATAACCGATTGGATCGCAAGCCGGAAGAGCGGGTATTCCCGTCCTGCGAGAAGCAGAATTTGGGCGTGCTTGCACGTGTACCGTTGGCTAGCGGTTATTTGAGCGGTAAGTATAAGCCAGGTGCCGTGTTCGATAATACAGACGTACGCCATCGCCATGATCCGGAGAACACTCGTCGTAAGCTGGAAGAGGTAGAAGAAATTCGTCGCAATGAGGTTCCTCAGGGCGTTGATATGGCACAGTGGGCATTGGCATGGTGTCTTAAGAATCCGATCGTATCTGCTGTAATTCCGGGCTGCAAGAATCCGGCGCAGGTGGAGTCCAATGCTGCGGCAGCCCAGCTCCTATAG
- a CDS encoding DeoR/GlpR family DNA-binding transcription regulator: protein MEISKTGLRRAKILELIKVSGKISIQEIIEATGCSEATARRDLDSLEKSGEIIRTIGGAIYDGDRSMTSEVSFADKRFSHLQDKERIARMAATLVEEGDVIGLTGGTTTFLIAKELKKHRNITIVTNAVNIAAELVEAEEIQVVVTGGVMRTKSYELIGPLAESVVGRINITKMFLGVDGVSQEHGFTMHSELESRIAQQLIERSSQVFAVFDDSKLQKSALFTIVQLCQVTGIITNRLPEGWSMPECGDRQIEVHIAASETQLGLS from the coding sequence ATGGAAATTTCTAAGACCGGACTTCGTAGAGCGAAGATTCTGGAACTGATCAAAGTGAGCGGTAAAATATCGATCCAGGAAATCATCGAAGCCACAGGCTGCTCGGAAGCGACGGCCAGACGTGATCTTGACTCTCTGGAAAAATCGGGGGAGATTATCCGTACGATCGGCGGTGCCATCTATGATGGAGATCGTTCGATGACTTCCGAGGTGTCCTTTGCTGATAAGCGCTTCTCCCATCTTCAGGATAAGGAACGGATTGCTCGTATGGCGGCTACATTAGTTGAGGAAGGCGATGTGATCGGTCTTACCGGCGGCACGACGACGTTCTTAATTGCCAAGGAGCTGAAGAAGCATCGCAATATTACGATTGTGACCAATGCGGTTAATATCGCTGCCGAACTGGTCGAAGCGGAAGAGATTCAAGTGGTTGTGACAGGCGGTGTCATGCGCACGAAGAGCTATGAGTTAATCGGGCCACTGGCTGAGAGCGTAGTTGGCAGGATCAACATTACGAAGATGTTCCTCGGTGTGGACGGGGTGTCTCAGGAGCATGGATTTACGATGCATTCCGAGCTGGAGTCGCGGATCGCCCAGCAGCTTATTGAACGCTCCAGTCAGGTTTTCGCTGTGTTCGATGACAGCAAACTGCAGAAATCAGCTTTGTTTACGATTGTTCAGCTCTGCCAAGTTACGGGGATCATTACAAATCGGCTGCCAGAGGGATGGAGCATGCCTGAATGCGGGGATCGCCAGATTGAAGTTCATATCGCAGCGAGTGAAACGCAGTTGGGCCTCAGCTAA
- a CDS encoding helix-turn-helix domain-containing protein: protein MISTVTIRAELESYIKKEGITLHQFAELSGINVGTLSGIINGNRPVSIGQLDLITDVMSLPEGSFYEMYVDESFASAAPHWRRLRPFLLRCAELRRHDCIQKVLELLIEDIKQVAGIFETAEIMFEQGLKEAAILLYECVIESERSSHSERLAISYFRLFQIYQKDNHRNFTAAAQFIPYRHRLPEALVLDGLVMLVELYYVNKDWEEVEKYTDELCNLTEILYTKRRWEKPDFKPSRSLVYYYGIGYLYKGACYEFRRMFTESRKWIAKYADLSWFESSDQNMAVDVERYRMFARANLLSIDVKEGKVSRIPEYIQFLKENPSEVLEGLITLLESANRHKFFVDEHLQQFSDEIKIYLRISKQSQDDNNSQEFVYKEQVHTFRCSLFFQKYAIYCFRKKMLSEGIKNTLDSLKYSIQINSKSMMANSMILYEFYRDYTTEEQKKAYIKLCEEAWDNEEEFSMDDYAHSLR from the coding sequence TTGATTTCCACCGTCACGATTCGCGCAGAATTAGAAAGTTACATCAAGAAGGAGGGGATAACACTTCATCAATTTGCTGAACTATCCGGAATTAATGTGGGTACCCTAAGCGGCATCATCAACGGGAACAGACCAGTATCGATTGGACAATTGGATCTGATTACCGATGTTATGAGTCTTCCGGAGGGCAGCTTTTATGAGATGTATGTGGATGAGAGCTTTGCTTCAGCTGCTCCTCATTGGCGTAGATTGCGTCCCTTTCTGCTTCGTTGCGCGGAGCTTCGGAGACATGATTGTATTCAAAAGGTGCTTGAACTCCTCATTGAAGATATTAAGCAGGTAGCAGGCATTTTTGAAACGGCGGAAATCATGTTTGAACAAGGTCTGAAAGAGGCAGCTATTCTTCTGTATGAATGTGTGATCGAGAGTGAAAGGTCAAGTCATAGTGAACGTCTAGCTATCAGTTACTTCAGGTTGTTTCAAATCTATCAAAAGGATAACCATAGGAATTTTACTGCTGCTGCCCAATTTATTCCTTATCGTCACAGACTACCAGAAGCGCTGGTTCTTGATGGGTTAGTAATGCTGGTAGAACTGTACTATGTGAATAAAGATTGGGAAGAAGTCGAGAAGTATACGGATGAATTATGTAACCTGACGGAGATCCTTTATACTAAGCGTCGTTGGGAGAAGCCGGATTTCAAACCTTCCCGATCATTGGTCTATTATTATGGTATAGGCTATCTCTATAAGGGTGCCTGTTATGAGTTTCGAAGAATGTTTACTGAATCCAGAAAGTGGATTGCTAAATACGCTGATCTTAGTTGGTTCGAAAGCTCGGATCAGAATATGGCGGTAGATGTAGAAAGATACAGGATGTTCGCACGTGCTAATTTGCTCTCCATAGATGTGAAAGAAGGGAAGGTATCAAGAATCCCTGAATACATTCAATTCTTGAAGGAGAATCCAAGCGAGGTATTGGAAGGATTGATTACCTTACTAGAATCAGCAAATCGGCATAAGTTTTTTGTAGACGAGCATCTCCAGCAGTTTTCGGATGAGATTAAGATCTATCTCCGCATTAGTAAACAGAGTCAGGATGATAATAATTCACAAGAGTTTGTTTACAAAGAACAAGTTCATACATTCCGCTGTTCCTTATTTTTTCAGAAATATGCGATTTACTGTTTTCGGAAGAAGATGCTGTCGGAGGGAATCAAGAATACCCTGGATAGCCTCAAGTACTCTATTCAAATCAACAGTAAGAGCATGATGGCGAACAGCATGATATTATATGAATTCTACAGAGACTATACAACTGAGGAGCAAAAAAAAGCTTATATTAAATTATGTGAGGAGGCGTGGGACAATGAAGAAGAGTTTAGTATGGATGACTATGCACATTCTCTCCGTTAG
- a CDS encoding spore germination protein produces METDLDSKLPPIDKSLDKNVKYIENTLGKSTDLIIRKFPFNPANDRLIAVVFIDGLCDGSVVNDYIMESLMQPEGKALAQLDKEKIDTTNVLQLIKDRALTFGDIHDLHDYNTLFHSLMSGDAILFVDGETAAIAASVRGWRDRGVSETSSENVVRGSRESFSESIRTNTALVRRRIKEPTLWMESRQIGHVSRTDVAIMYIKGLVNDQIVQEVNTRLDQIDIDSILETGYIEELIQDETMTPFPTIYNSERPDVIAAELLEGKIAIFVDGTPIVLAVPAPFVSFMHAAEDYYQRADISSFIRILRYVGLVISLLSPSFYIAVTTFHQEMIPTSLLMSLASQREYVPFPAFIEALLMELTFEILREAGVRMPKYIGAAVSIVGTLVIGQAAVQAGFISAAMVIVVSLTAISSFVLPSYNMSIAFRMLRFPLMGLAASFGLVGIFVGCTAIILHLCSLRTFGVPYMTPFGPFVPSDIKDTLLRLPHRFMITRPRLINQKNIRRQSRNSGQKPPKPR; encoded by the coding sequence ATAGAAACAGACCTTGATTCCAAGCTTCCGCCGATCGATAAAAGCCTGGATAAGAATGTGAAGTACATTGAAAATACACTCGGTAAGAGCACTGATCTGATTATAAGAAAATTCCCTTTTAACCCGGCAAATGACCGGCTCATCGCAGTAGTATTCATCGATGGGCTATGCGACGGTTCCGTCGTTAATGATTACATTATGGAATCGTTAATGCAGCCTGAAGGGAAGGCACTGGCTCAGCTCGATAAGGAGAAAATTGACACCACTAACGTGCTCCAATTGATTAAGGATCGTGCTCTCACCTTTGGCGACATTCATGATCTGCATGATTACAACACGCTGTTCCATTCTCTGATGTCCGGGGATGCCATCCTGTTCGTAGATGGGGAGACTGCTGCTATTGCGGCCAGTGTCCGGGGGTGGAGAGATCGCGGTGTCTCCGAGACCTCATCCGAGAACGTCGTCCGCGGTTCGCGCGAAAGTTTCTCTGAATCTATCCGCACGAATACCGCATTGGTACGGCGCAGGATCAAGGAGCCTACCTTGTGGATGGAATCACGGCAGATCGGCCATGTCTCACGGACAGATGTTGCAATAATGTACATCAAAGGTCTCGTTAACGATCAGATCGTGCAAGAAGTGAATACCCGACTGGACCAAATCGATATCGATTCAATTCTGGAGACCGGCTATATCGAGGAATTGATTCAGGATGAGACAATGACTCCTTTTCCAACGATTTATAATTCGGAAAGGCCAGACGTCATCGCCGCCGAATTGTTGGAGGGGAAAATCGCCATTTTCGTCGACGGCACGCCCATTGTGCTGGCTGTACCAGCTCCCTTCGTCTCCTTCATGCATGCGGCGGAGGATTATTACCAGCGGGCCGATATCAGCAGCTTCATCCGAATTTTAAGGTATGTAGGTCTAGTCATTTCTTTACTGAGCCCATCTTTCTATATTGCAGTGACGACGTTTCATCAGGAGATGATTCCGACCTCCTTACTAATGAGCCTGGCCTCACAGCGTGAATACGTGCCTTTTCCAGCCTTCATCGAAGCGCTTTTGATGGAGTTGACCTTCGAGATCCTACGTGAGGCTGGCGTACGGATGCCCAAATATATCGGAGCAGCAGTCTCCATTGTAGGTACTCTGGTCATAGGCCAAGCTGCGGTGCAAGCCGGGTTCATCTCGGCTGCTATGGTTATCGTCGTATCTCTTACGGCGATTTCCAGCTTCGTGCTGCCTTCCTACAATATGTCCATCGCCTTCCGTATGCTGCGGTTCCCCCTCATGGGATTGGCCGCTTCATTCGGGTTGGTGGGCATTTTTGTTGGATGTACGGCGATTATTTTGCACCTTTGCAGTCTGCGCACTTTCGGTGTTCCGTATATGACTCCGTTCGGTCCGTTCGTTCCAAGCGATATTAAGGATACCCTCCTGCGCCTCCCGCATCGCTTCATGATCACGCGCCCACGGCTTATCAATCAGAAGAATATCCGGCGACAATCTCGCAACTCGGGACAGAAGCCTCCAAAGCCAAGATAG
- a CDS encoding aspartyl-phosphate phosphatase Spo0E family protein: protein MIRRETITTIIEQEREELNRLAAQYGLLDKRVLEQSIELDELINKYNKVRYYDSQKKKPIA, encoded by the coding sequence GTGATTAGAAGAGAGACTATAACAACTATTATTGAGCAGGAACGAGAGGAATTAAACCGACTGGCAGCGCAATATGGTTTGTTGGACAAGCGTGTGCTTGAACAATCTATAGAGCTCGATGAATTGATAAATAAATATAATAAGGTCAGGTATTATGACTCTCAGAAGAAGAAGCCGATTGCTTGA
- the fba gene encoding class II fructose-1,6-bisphosphate aldolase has protein sequence MPLISSTSMLQQARENGYAITAFNVHTLEMLQAVVEAASETNSPLIIQSTVGTVKHLGPEYIAAAAKVAADQTGLPIALHLDHCTDFATIIQCIRAGYTSVMIDASMLPFEENIQRTLSVMEVAAAAGVNVEAELGKVGGVEDDIVVDERDAMLADPDDCQLFIERTNVLTLAPAIGTAHGIYKGEPNIDFERIAKIAEKVEVPLVLHGGSGIPAEQVRKAVSLGMSKMNVATELRIAFSDAIKEVFTKSPEENDPRKYMVPAKEAVKRLAIEKMELCGCIGKAGTLK, from the coding sequence ATGCCACTTATTTCGTCTACTTCCATGCTTCAGCAAGCAAGAGAGAATGGTTATGCGATTACTGCTTTTAATGTTCATACTTTGGAGATGCTGCAGGCTGTTGTCGAAGCTGCCAGCGAGACCAATTCTCCGTTGATTATTCAATCAACAGTGGGAACCGTGAAGCATTTAGGGCCTGAATATATTGCAGCTGCAGCTAAGGTTGCAGCGGACCAGACTGGCCTGCCTATCGCTCTGCATCTGGATCACTGCACAGATTTCGCCACGATCATTCAATGTATCCGGGCGGGTTATACCTCTGTCATGATCGACGCTTCGATGCTTCCTTTTGAGGAAAATATACAGCGTACGCTTAGTGTCATGGAGGTTGCTGCTGCGGCAGGTGTGAATGTGGAAGCTGAGCTCGGCAAGGTTGGCGGTGTAGAAGATGATATTGTCGTCGATGAGCGTGATGCAATGCTGGCTGATCCGGATGATTGCCAGTTGTTCATTGAACGGACGAATGTACTGACATTGGCGCCAGCGATCGGTACAGCGCATGGTATTTACAAAGGGGAGCCTAACATCGATTTTGAGAGAATTGCCAAGATTGCTGAGAAGGTAGAGGTACCTCTCGTTCTTCATGGCGGATCGGGTATTCCGGCTGAGCAGGTACGCAAGGCAGTCTCACTCGGTATGTCCAAGATGAACGTAGCGACAGAACTAAGAATTGCATTCTCTGATGCGATCAAAGAAGTCTTCACTAAGTCCCCTGAAGAGAACGATCCGCGCAAGTATATGGTTCCGGCAAAAGAAGCCGTGAAGCGTCTGGCAATTGAGAAGATGGAATTATGCGGATGCATCGGTAAGGCGGGAACTTTAAAATGA
- the nagA gene encoding N-acetylglucosamine-6-phosphate deacetylase, with product MKSSSLQIHHARILTPRGWINNGSLFIKDGEIVGIDRGDGSGVESSGQLAIAEEPWIQLDAGGRMLLPGFIDLHVHGGGGYDVMKGSADELYGMCRFHASRGTTSLLATTLTASHEEIISALEAAAGAVQDSDREPNGAHLLGIHLEGPFLNQTRCGAQNPEDLREPSIEEFESFWSASQGTIKLMAIAPELRSAEEVIVHAVDRGVTVSLAHTDADYKTMKKAVEWGATQVTHLFNGMRPLHHREPGVAGAALMLDELAVELICDGCHVHPDLVKWVFDIKPEGKVIMITDSMCAAGCPNGEYLLGKLPVLMHNGQVHLKLADGSLGSLAGSSLTMIDALSRTVAFTGKEIADIVPALTIHPAIQIGVQDRKGTIELGKDADMVIIDEEFQVYQTYVQGNRVYDATSR from the coding sequence ATGAAGTCCAGCTCGCTTCAAATTCATCACGCACGGATCCTTACGCCCCGTGGCTGGATTAACAACGGAAGCCTATTCATCAAGGATGGAGAGATTGTCGGCATAGATCGCGGCGATGGAAGTGGAGTGGAGAGCAGCGGACAATTGGCCATCGCCGAAGAACCGTGGATTCAGCTTGATGCGGGAGGAAGGATGCTGCTGCCTGGTTTCATTGACCTGCATGTGCATGGCGGCGGAGGATACGACGTTATGAAGGGAAGTGCTGATGAGCTGTATGGGATGTGTCGTTTCCATGCTTCTAGAGGCACTACTTCATTATTGGCGACGACGTTGACCGCTTCGCATGAGGAGATCATCTCTGCACTGGAGGCGGCGGCCGGTGCGGTTCAAGACTCTGATCGTGAGCCGAACGGCGCTCATCTTCTGGGGATCCATTTGGAAGGGCCATTTCTAAATCAGACAAGGTGTGGAGCGCAGAATCCTGAGGATCTTCGTGAACCGTCCATAGAGGAATTCGAGAGCTTTTGGTCTGCTTCCCAAGGGACGATCAAGCTGATGGCCATTGCTCCTGAGCTTCGTTCTGCAGAAGAAGTGATCGTCCACGCGGTTGATAGAGGGGTCACAGTCTCATTGGCTCATACGGATGCGGATTACAAGACGATGAAGAAGGCTGTGGAGTGGGGCGCAACGCAGGTTACGCATCTGTTCAATGGCATGCGGCCGCTGCATCATCGGGAACCTGGCGTTGCCGGCGCGGCGCTTATGCTGGATGAATTAGCGGTAGAACTGATCTGCGATGGCTGTCATGTTCATCCTGATTTAGTCAAATGGGTGTTCGACATCAAGCCAGAAGGTAAGGTGATCATGATTACGGATAGCATGTGTGCTGCTGGCTGTCCGAATGGAGAGTACTTGCTCGGCAAGCTCCCGGTTCTGATGCATAACGGTCAGGTTCATCTGAAGCTGGCTGACGGATCTTTAGGAAGCTTGGCGGGAAGCTCGCTAACAATGATTGATGCGTTATCCAGAACCGTCGCATTTACCGGCAAGGAGATCGCTGACATCGTTCCTGCGCTGACAATTCATCCAGCTATCCAGATCGGCGTACAGGATCGGAAGGGAACGATCGAACTGGGCAAGGATGCCGACATGGTCATCATCGATGAGGAGTTTCAAGTATATCAGACCTATGTTCAGGGGAATCGGGTCTACGATGCAACAAGCCGTTAG